One stretch of Nocardia fluminea DNA includes these proteins:
- a CDS encoding DUF2786 domain-containing protein, translating into MAKQNRRRRTGRKPAAAPGLPIDAALSGDRSQVADAIATVAFLAAQGDKNAIGRFAGHVAGAEPGPGVQLAAARIILRAFEFGWLPRDVHEAARRRVDEFAVSYLTDLMADHRADFPADSVDEIWQSQLDALGATVWWSTERPHLDQWADRALLTGEEALTCALTALALLIQLPKLEQIVALPGTHGLTARHHHVDERTLGRVRGLLAKAESTSFAEEAETLSAKAQELMTKYAIDRALLDAQRTDPDLPAARRIWLETPYTDAKALLIDMVTRANRARAIFVADWGFVTIVGDDPDLDAVEILSTSLLVQATRTMIDNATTEESRSRHYRKAFLTAYAIRVGERLAEAAAATIADSPDPTRLLPALASHQQRVDRAFDTYFPTARTRGITIRSAEGWTAGTEAADRAYFDNP; encoded by the coding sequence TTGGCCAAGCAGAATCGCCGGCGCCGGACCGGCCGTAAACCGGCAGCCGCTCCCGGACTCCCGATCGATGCCGCGTTGTCGGGCGATCGGTCGCAGGTGGCCGACGCGATCGCGACCGTCGCCTTCCTCGCCGCCCAGGGTGACAAGAACGCGATCGGCCGATTCGCCGGACACGTCGCGGGCGCCGAACCGGGCCCCGGGGTCCAGCTCGCCGCTGCGCGCATCATTCTGCGTGCCTTCGAGTTCGGCTGGTTGCCCCGCGATGTTCACGAGGCCGCGCGCAGACGGGTGGACGAGTTCGCGGTGAGCTATCTGACGGATCTCATGGCCGACCATCGGGCCGATTTCCCCGCCGATTCCGTCGACGAGATCTGGCAGTCGCAGCTGGACGCGCTGGGCGCCACCGTCTGGTGGAGCACCGAGCGCCCCCACCTCGACCAGTGGGCCGACCGCGCGCTCCTCACCGGCGAAGAGGCTCTCACCTGCGCCCTGACCGCCCTGGCACTGCTCATCCAGCTCCCGAAGCTGGAGCAGATCGTCGCCCTGCCCGGCACCCACGGCCTGACCGCCCGTCACCACCATGTCGACGAGAGAACCCTCGGCCGAGTCCGCGGCCTCCTCGCCAAGGCCGAGTCGACCTCCTTCGCCGAGGAAGCGGAGACCCTGTCCGCGAAAGCGCAGGAACTCATGACCAAATACGCGATCGACCGCGCCCTGCTCGACGCCCAGCGCACCGACCCCGACCTCCCCGCCGCCCGCCGCATCTGGCTGGAAACCCCTTACACCGATGCCAAAGCCCTGCTCATCGACATGGTCACCCGCGCCAACCGCGCCCGTGCGATCTTCGTCGCCGACTGGGGTTTCGTCACGATCGTCGGCGACGACCCCGACCTCGACGCCGTGGAGATCCTGTCCACTTCTCTGCTCGTGCAAGCCACCCGCACCATGATCGACAACGCCACCACCGAGGAATCCCGCTCCCGCCACTACCGCAAGGCGTTCCTCACCGCCTACGCCATACGAGTCGGCGAACGCCTGGCCGAGGCCGCGGCGGCGACGATCGCCGACTCCCCCGACCCCACCCGCCTACTCCCCGCGCTGGCCAGCCACCAGCAACGAGTGGACAGAGCCTTCGACACCTACTTCCCCACCGCCCGCACCCGTGGCATCACCATCCGCAGCGCCGAAGGCTGGACCGCAGGCACCGAAGCCGCCGACCGAGCCTATTTCGACAACCCCTGA
- a CDS encoding histidinol-phosphate transaminase: protein MSTPTVPGASATLDQLPLRDNLRGKSPYGAPQLTVPVQLNTNENPHPPSKALIDDVAESVRAAAADLHRYPDRDAVALRHDLAEYLTRQTDVAVDTANVWAANGSNEILQQLLQAFGGPGRSALGFVPSYSMHPIISEGIDTEWVEAKRSGDFSLDIDYAVAQIVERRPDVVFVTSPNNPTGHSIPIDELERILDVAPGIVVVDEAYGEFSAAPSAITLIDRFPTKLVVTRTMSKAFAFAGGRLGYLAASPAVIDAILLVRLPYHLSVVTQAAARAALRHADETLGSVAELAAQRDRVAAALASLGFDVIPSDANFVLFGRFTDAGAAWQHYLDAGVLIRDVGIPGYLRATVGLAAENDEFLRVSRDIAGTDLTH from the coding sequence GTGAGCACTCCCACCGTGCCCGGCGCCTCGGCGACCCTGGACCAGCTACCCCTGCGCGACAACCTGCGCGGTAAATCTCCCTATGGCGCCCCGCAATTGACGGTGCCGGTGCAGCTCAACACCAACGAGAACCCGCACCCGCCGAGCAAGGCGCTGATCGACGATGTCGCCGAATCGGTGCGCGCCGCCGCGGCCGACCTGCACCGGTACCCGGATCGCGACGCCGTCGCGCTGCGTCACGACCTGGCCGAGTACCTGACCCGCCAGACCGACGTCGCCGTCGACACCGCGAATGTGTGGGCGGCCAACGGCTCCAACGAGATTCTGCAGCAGCTGTTGCAGGCATTCGGCGGACCGGGCCGCAGCGCGCTGGGTTTCGTGCCCTCGTACTCGATGCACCCGATCATCTCCGAGGGCATCGACACCGAGTGGGTCGAGGCCAAGCGTAGCGGTGACTTCTCGCTCGACATCGACTACGCGGTCGCGCAGATCGTCGAACGCCGGCCCGATGTCGTGTTCGTGACGAGCCCGAACAACCCGACCGGGCACAGCATCCCGATCGACGAGCTCGAACGGATTCTCGACGTCGCGCCCGGCATCGTCGTGGTGGACGAGGCGTACGGCGAGTTCTCCGCGGCACCGAGCGCGATCACGTTGATCGACCGGTTCCCGACCAAGCTCGTGGTCACCCGCACCATGAGCAAGGCCTTCGCCTTCGCGGGTGGGCGGCTGGGCTACCTGGCCGCCTCGCCGGCGGTGATCGACGCGATTCTGCTGGTGCGCTTGCCGTACCACCTGTCGGTGGTCACCCAGGCCGCCGCGCGCGCGGCATTACGTCACGCTGACGAAACCCTCGGCAGCGTCGCGGAATTGGCGGCCCAGCGCGATCGGGTCGCCGCCGCACTGGCCTCGCTCGGGTTCGACGTGATCCCCAGCGACGCCAACTTCGTGCTGTTCGGCCGGTTCACCGACGCGGGCGCCGCATGGCAGCACTACCTCGACGCGGGCGTGCTGATCCGCGATGTCGGAATCCCCGGATACCTGCGCGCCACCGTCGGCCTCGCCGCCGAGAACGACGAATTCCTGCGCGTGAGCCGCGATATCGCCGGCACCGACCTTACTCACTGA
- a CDS encoding maleylpyruvate isomerase family mycothiol-dependent enzyme, with protein sequence MSYRGMVLDERAELVELLRGLSEQEWETPSLCAGWRVRDVVGHLLQDTLSPLGYAAVVVKSRGSVSRTNSALTQSFSNLTTEQLVDKLATESGRLSKFSPRLMLSDLVVHQQDIRRPLGRPRTIPADRLIAVLNYPDPFAFPARYAKGLRFVATDVEWSSGDGPEVRGPGEAIALAVVGRTAALDDLTGGGLPELRRRHG encoded by the coding sequence ATGAGTTATCGGGGGATGGTGCTCGATGAACGAGCCGAACTGGTCGAACTGCTGCGGGGGCTGAGCGAGCAGGAGTGGGAGACGCCGTCGCTGTGCGCGGGGTGGCGGGTTCGTGACGTCGTCGGGCACCTGTTGCAGGACACCCTGAGCCCGCTGGGCTACGCGGCGGTCGTGGTGAAGAGCCGAGGCTCGGTCAGCCGAACCAACAGCGCGCTCACGCAGTCGTTCTCGAACTTGACGACCGAGCAGCTGGTGGACAAGCTCGCCACGGAGTCGGGTCGCCTGTCGAAGTTCTCACCCCGGCTCATGCTCTCCGACCTCGTCGTCCACCAGCAGGACATCCGCCGTCCCCTCGGCCGCCCGCGGACGATCCCCGCCGACCGTCTCATCGCGGTGCTGAACTACCCCGACCCCTTCGCCTTCCCGGCCAGGTACGCCAAAGGCCTGCGTTTCGTCGCCACCGACGTCGAATGGTCCTCCGGCGACGGCCCGGAAGTGCGCGGCCCCGGCGAGGCCATCGCCCTGGCCGTGGTCGGCCGTACGGCCGCGCTCGACGACCTCACCGGCGGCGGACTCCCCGAACTCCGCCGCCGTCACGGCTGA
- the hisB gene encoding imidazoleglycerol-phosphate dehydratase HisB, whose product MSRTARVERVTKESSILVELNLDGTGQTEISTGVPFYDHMLTALGAHAGFDLVVRAEGDIEIEAHHTVEDTAIVLGQALGQALGDKKGIRRFGDAFIPMDETLAHAAVDVSGRPYCVFTGEPDHLVHTVIPSAGPGASYSTVLNKHVFESIAQNARIALHVRVLYGRDQHHITEAEFKAVARALRAAVEIDPRVSGVPSTKGVL is encoded by the coding sequence ATGAGCAGAACAGCGCGGGTGGAACGCGTCACCAAAGAGTCCTCGATTCTGGTGGAGCTGAACCTCGACGGCACCGGGCAGACCGAGATCTCCACCGGGGTGCCGTTCTACGACCACATGCTGACCGCGCTCGGCGCGCACGCCGGGTTCGACCTGGTCGTGCGAGCCGAGGGCGACATCGAGATCGAAGCGCACCACACCGTCGAGGACACCGCGATCGTGCTGGGACAGGCGCTCGGGCAGGCGCTGGGCGACAAGAAGGGGATCCGCCGCTTCGGCGACGCGTTCATCCCGATGGACGAGACCCTCGCCCACGCCGCCGTCGACGTGTCCGGCCGGCCGTACTGCGTGTTCACCGGCGAGCCGGACCACCTCGTGCACACCGTCATCCCGAGCGCGGGCCCCGGCGCGTCGTACTCGACGGTGCTCAACAAGCACGTCTTCGAGTCGATCGCGCAGAACGCCCGGATCGCGCTGCACGTGCGGGTGCTCTACGGCCGCGACCAGCACCACATCACCGAGGCCGAGTTCAAGGCCGTCGCTCGGGCGCTGCGGGCCGCCGTGGAAATCGACCCCAGGGTCAGTGGTGTGCCGTCCACGAAGGGTGTGCTGTGA
- a CDS encoding serine/threonine-protein kinase, producing the protein MVNTRDVTISRRFGVGAIDTGQKIAEHYRLVERIGSGGTGVVWRAVDERLQRSVAVKQIHIKPSLPEGERDVLRQRAIREARNAARFQHPNAIVVFDITEHNGDPCLVMEYLKSVSLAGELGQKGPLPLLEVARIGEKVASSLIAAHQAGLVHRDVKPGNILLGDHGEVKITDFGISRAAGDVTLTETGLICGTAAYLAPEVARGSDPTPAADVFALGATLFHALEGEPPYGANSNPLAVLYAAANGQVREPHNAGPATDFLLDLLSPDPLDRPTMTEARDALAAFAEDENAVPAGFVPASEAFNRRNSAATTQVIRQSGGRRASHAGASTATTRQIRSNPRPQVRQDTAAHPRTQAHPMPAPRKQAGKGRAVLIGSAVGAVVAAVAVAFSAMNSSDSDSPQVQAGPQTSMQSSAAPKPSAAVPPLGQATNVGTVDIGSAGLLVENFFSNPAGSWSLLTPAAQEVYGSEAEFREYWNARTVDTFASITAVSGNNADGSTNMRLASITINGSTKAMVMRVVSSGGSLRIDGDTR; encoded by the coding sequence ATGGTCAATACGCGGGATGTCACAATTTCGAGAAGGTTCGGAGTAGGCGCCATCGATACCGGTCAGAAGATCGCGGAGCATTACCGCCTGGTCGAGCGTATTGGTAGCGGCGGCACAGGCGTTGTATGGCGTGCTGTCGACGAACGCCTCCAACGCTCCGTGGCAGTGAAGCAGATCCACATCAAACCCAGCTTGCCCGAGGGTGAGCGGGATGTGTTGCGCCAGCGCGCGATTCGGGAAGCCCGCAACGCGGCACGCTTCCAGCATCCCAATGCCATCGTGGTCTTCGACATCACCGAGCACAACGGTGATCCGTGCCTGGTGATGGAGTACCTCAAGTCGGTCAGCCTCGCGGGTGAGCTGGGCCAGAAGGGCCCGCTGCCGCTGCTCGAGGTCGCCCGCATCGGTGAGAAGGTCGCCTCCTCCCTGATCGCCGCCCACCAGGCAGGCCTGGTACACCGCGACGTGAAACCCGGCAACATCCTGCTCGGCGACCACGGTGAGGTGAAGATCACCGACTTCGGCATCTCCCGCGCGGCCGGCGACGTGACGCTCACCGAGACCGGGCTGATCTGCGGTACCGCCGCCTACCTGGCACCCGAGGTCGCGCGCGGCTCCGATCCGACCCCCGCCGCCGACGTATTCGCCCTCGGCGCAACGCTTTTCCACGCGCTGGAAGGCGAACCGCCCTACGGCGCCAACTCCAACCCGCTCGCGGTGCTCTACGCCGCCGCGAACGGACAGGTGCGCGAACCCCACAACGCGGGCCCGGCCACCGACTTCCTGCTCGACCTGCTCAGCCCGGACCCCCTCGACCGTCCGACGATGACCGAGGCCCGCGACGCGCTGGCCGCGTTCGCCGAGGACGAGAACGCGGTGCCCGCCGGATTCGTCCCCGCCAGTGAGGCTTTCAACCGCCGCAACTCCGCGGCCACCACCCAGGTGATCCGGCAGTCCGGTGGTCGGCGGGCCTCCCATGCGGGCGCGTCCACCGCCACGACCCGTCAGATCCGCTCGAACCCGCGTCCGCAGGTCCGCCAGGACACCGCCGCGCACCCGCGCACCCAGGCCCACCCCATGCCCGCCCCGCGCAAGCAGGCAGGCAAGGGGCGTGCGGTGCTGATCGGGTCGGCGGTGGGTGCGGTGGTCGCGGCGGTCGCCGTCGCGTTCAGCGCGATGAACAGCTCGGACTCGGATTCGCCGCAGGTGCAGGCCGGTCCGCAGACCTCGATGCAGTCCTCCGCGGCACCGAAGCCCAGCGCGGCGGTTCCGCCGCTCGGGCAGGCCACCAACGTCGGCACCGTCGACATCGGATCGGCGGGTTTGCTGGTGGAGAACTTCTTCAGCAACCCGGCCGGTTCGTGGTCGCTGCTCACCCCCGCCGCACAGGAGGTCTACGGCAGCGAGGCCGAGTTCCGCGAGTACTGGAACGCCCGCACCGTCGACACCTTCGCCAGCATCACCGCGGTCAGCGGCAACAACGCCGACGGCTCCACGAATATGCGCCTGGCCAGCATCACCATCAACGGCTCGACCAAGGCCATGGTCATGCGCGTGGTGAGCTCCGGCGGCAGTCTGCGCATCGACGGAGACACCCGCTAA
- the hisH gene encoding imidazole glycerol phosphate synthase subunit HisH, translated as MKSVVLLDYGSGNLHSAERALVRAGAQVEVTADPTAALAADGLVVPGVGAYAACMAGLLAVRGERMIGQRLAGGRPVLGICVGMQIMFDRGVEFGVETEGCGEWPGTVAGLDAPVLPHMGWNTVKAPGDSTLFAGMDADTRFYFVHSYAAQQWELPDNEHIAPAKLTWAEHGVPFLAAVENGPLSATQFHPEKSGDAGAQLLRNWIGSL; from the coding sequence GTGAAATCCGTTGTGCTGCTGGACTACGGCTCCGGCAATCTGCACTCCGCCGAACGCGCGCTGGTGCGGGCCGGTGCGCAGGTGGAAGTCACCGCCGACCCCACCGCGGCCTTGGCCGCGGACGGCCTCGTCGTCCCCGGCGTCGGCGCGTACGCGGCCTGCATGGCCGGGCTGCTGGCGGTGCGCGGTGAGCGCATGATCGGCCAGCGCCTCGCCGGTGGGCGTCCCGTACTGGGTATCTGCGTCGGTATGCAGATCATGTTCGACCGCGGCGTCGAATTCGGCGTCGAGACCGAAGGCTGCGGCGAATGGCCCGGCACCGTCGCCGGACTGGACGCGCCCGTCCTTCCACACATGGGCTGGAACACGGTCAAAGCCCCCGGCGACAGCACCCTCTTCGCCGGCATGGACGCCGACACCCGCTTCTACTTCGTCCACTCCTACGCGGCCCAGCAGTGGGAACTCCCCGACAACGAGCACATCGCACCCGCGAAGCTCACCTGGGCCGAACACGGCGTCCCCTTCCTGGCCGCCGTCGAGAACGGTCCGCTGTCGGCCACCCAGTTCCACCCGGAGAAGTCCGGCGACGCGGGCGCGCAGCTGCTGCGCAACTGGATCGGCTCGCTGTAG
- the hisD gene encoding histidinol dehydrogenase, which produces MTSRIELARVDLRGRTPSAAELRTALPRGGVDVDSVLHHVRPVVEDIRDRGAAAALDYSEKFDGVRPAVVRVPVAELTKALAELDPAVRAALEVAIERTRKVHADQRRTDTVTEVVPGGTVTEKWLPVERVGLYVPGGNAVYPSSVVMNVVPAQAAGVESLVVASPPQAQFGGLPHPTIMAAAALLGVDEVWAVGGAQAVALLSYGGVDTDGGALEPVDLITGPGNIYVTAAKRLCRGLVGIDAEAGPTEIAVLADATADPVHVAADLISQAEHDVLAASVLVTDSPALADAVDAAVNAQLAVVKHNDRVREALSGKQSGIVLVDDIAQGLRVVDAYAAEHLEIQTVDAAAVAARVRSAGAIFVGPWAPVSLGDYCAGSNHVLPTAGCARHSSGLSVQTFLRGIHIVEYTEAALKDVAGHVVALANAEDLPAHGQAVQARFEALS; this is translated from the coding sequence ATGACTTCCCGCATCGAGCTCGCCCGCGTCGATCTGCGCGGTCGTACTCCTTCCGCTGCCGAGCTGCGCACCGCGCTGCCGCGCGGAGGGGTCGACGTGGACTCGGTGCTCCATCATGTGCGGCCGGTCGTCGAGGACATTCGTGATCGGGGCGCCGCGGCGGCGCTGGACTACAGCGAGAAGTTCGACGGTGTGCGGCCCGCCGTAGTGCGGGTACCGGTCGCCGAGCTCACCAAAGCGCTCGCCGAGCTGGACCCGGCGGTGCGCGCCGCACTCGAGGTGGCGATCGAGCGGACCAGGAAGGTGCACGCCGATCAGCGGCGCACCGACACGGTGACCGAGGTCGTGCCCGGCGGCACCGTCACCGAGAAGTGGCTGCCGGTGGAGCGGGTGGGGCTGTACGTGCCCGGCGGCAACGCCGTGTATCCGTCGTCGGTCGTGATGAACGTGGTGCCCGCGCAGGCCGCCGGTGTCGAGTCGCTGGTGGTGGCCTCGCCGCCGCAGGCGCAGTTCGGCGGGCTGCCGCACCCGACGATCATGGCGGCCGCCGCGCTGCTCGGCGTCGACGAGGTGTGGGCGGTCGGCGGTGCGCAGGCGGTGGCATTGCTGTCCTACGGCGGTGTCGACACCGATGGCGGCGCGCTCGAACCGGTCGACCTGATCACCGGGCCCGGCAACATCTACGTCACCGCGGCCAAGCGGCTGTGCCGTGGGCTGGTCGGCATCGATGCCGAGGCGGGCCCCACCGAGATCGCGGTGCTGGCCGACGCCACAGCCGACCCGGTGCACGTGGCCGCCGACCTGATCAGCCAGGCCGAGCACGATGTGCTCGCCGCCAGTGTGCTGGTCACCGATTCTCCCGCGCTGGCCGACGCGGTCGACGCCGCGGTGAACGCTCAGCTCGCGGTGGTCAAGCACAACGATCGGGTGCGGGAAGCGTTGAGCGGCAAGCAGTCCGGCATCGTGCTCGTCGACGACATCGCGCAGGGCCTGCGCGTGGTCGACGCCTACGCCGCCGAGCACCTCGAGATCCAGACCGTCGACGCCGCCGCTGTCGCCGCGCGGGTGCGCAGCGCAGGCGCGATCTTCGTCGGCCCGTGGGCGCCGGTCAGCCTGGGCGACTACTGCGCGGGCTCGAACCACGTGCTGCCGACCGCCGGTTGCGCGCGGCACTCCTCGGGACTGAGCGTGCAGACGTTCCTGCGCGGCATCCACATCGTGGAGTACACCGAGGCGGCGTTGAAGGATGTCGCCGGACACGTTGTCGCGCTGGCCAATGCCGAGGATCTGCCCGCGCACGGTCAGGCTGTGCAGGCGCGTTTCGAGGCGCTGTCGTGA
- a CDS encoding penicillin-binding transpeptidase domain-containing protein, whose protein sequence is MRTPRKASVLLVALAALPLACSSGPDQPQTVAESFAAALTSGDASAAAALTDAPERARPVLAALFDNLGKNDTVRVSSTNGKSFTLESTWKFGPDGRNAWTYSSAGTTTGDDDWKIAWQPTTVAPGLDLGALSYSPVAAKPARVLDASGGDLMTEQVVTLVNVAPDADLPAVAALLAPQGVTETTLRTDLAAAQGEPITAVALRDADIAPVQQALTGVRGVTLAPQTRLLTVDKTLAGPTIGGLAEIWQDQADTAAGWAIRAQTAEGTQRIAGPDAKPTADIASTLDIDLQHAAEDALTPITTAAAIVALRPSTGEVLAVAQNAPADAQGPIALTGLYPPGSTFKTVTVSAALQAGGVTPDTVLPCPGRATIEGRTIPNDNGFDLGMVPLHTAFARSCNTTMAELGVRLPADGLTAAAQQLGLGVDYVTPGLTTVTGKVPSAGTPAQRVESSIGQGTVTASPFGMALVAASLAHGSAPAPSIIRGRPGTPDRPPVPVPATVTSQLETMMGETVSAGTATALRDIPGLLGKTGTAEYLDDTHAHGWFVGIDGDLAFAVFVADAGSSGPAVEAAGRMLRVTP, encoded by the coding sequence GTGCGCACACCACGGAAGGCATCGGTCCTGCTCGTCGCGCTCGCTGCGCTACCCCTGGCTTGCTCCTCCGGACCCGACCAACCCCAGACCGTCGCCGAGTCCTTCGCCGCCGCGCTCACCAGCGGAGACGCCTCCGCCGCCGCGGCGCTCACCGACGCACCGGAGCGGGCCCGCCCGGTGCTCGCCGCGCTGTTCGACAACCTCGGCAAGAACGACACGGTCCGGGTGTCGTCGACCAACGGCAAGTCCTTCACGCTGGAATCGACCTGGAAGTTCGGCCCCGACGGCCGCAACGCGTGGACCTACTCGAGCGCGGGCACCACCACCGGCGACGACGACTGGAAGATCGCCTGGCAGCCGACCACCGTCGCGCCCGGCCTCGACCTCGGCGCGCTCAGCTACAGCCCGGTCGCGGCGAAACCGGCCAGGGTCCTCGATGCCTCCGGCGGGGACCTGATGACCGAGCAGGTGGTGACGCTGGTGAACGTCGCACCCGACGCCGACCTGCCCGCCGTCGCGGCGCTGCTCGCGCCGCAGGGCGTCACCGAGACTACGCTACGGACGGATCTCGCTGCGGCACAGGGTGAACCGATCACCGCTGTCGCGCTGCGCGATGCCGACATCGCGCCGGTTCAGCAGGCGCTGACGGGGGTGCGCGGGGTGACCCTCGCGCCACAGACCCGGCTGCTCACCGTCGACAAGACCCTCGCCGGACCCACGATCGGGGGATTGGCCGAGATCTGGCAGGATCAGGCCGACACCGCCGCGGGCTGGGCGATCCGCGCGCAGACCGCCGAAGGCACCCAGCGCATCGCCGGACCGGACGCGAAGCCCACCGCCGACATCGCCAGCACCCTCGACATCGATCTCCAGCACGCCGCCGAGGATGCACTCACCCCGATCACCACCGCGGCCGCCATCGTCGCGCTGCGGCCGTCGACCGGGGAGGTGCTGGCCGTGGCCCAGAACGCGCCCGCCGACGCGCAGGGCCCGATCGCGCTCACCGGCCTCTACCCGCCGGGCTCCACCTTCAAGACCGTCACGGTCTCGGCGGCCCTGCAAGCCGGCGGCGTCACCCCCGACACCGTGCTGCCCTGCCCCGGCCGCGCCACCATCGAGGGCCGCACGATTCCCAACGACAACGGCTTCGACCTGGGTATGGTGCCCCTGCACACCGCGTTCGCACGCTCGTGCAACACCACGATGGCCGAGTTGGGAGTGAGATTGCCTGCCGACGGACTCACCGCGGCCGCCCAGCAGTTAGGTCTCGGAGTGGACTATGTGACACCCGGCTTGACGACTGTCACAGGGAAAGTTCCATCCGCCGGAACTCCGGCGCAGCGGGTCGAATCGAGCATCGGACAGGGCACGGTGACGGCGTCGCCGTTCGGTATGGCGCTCGTCGCGGCCTCGCTGGCGCACGGTTCCGCACCGGCTCCGAGCATCATCCGGGGCCGTCCCGGCACCCCGGATCGGCCGCCGGTGCCGGTGCCGGCGACGGTGACGTCGCAGCTGGAGACCATGATGGGGGAGACGGTGAGTGCCGGAACAGCCACCGCGCTGCGTGACATCCCCGGCCTGCTCGGCAAGACCGGTACCGCCGAGTACCTCGACGACACCCATGCCCACGGCTGGTTCGTCGGCATCGACGGTGACCTCGCGTTCGCGGTGTTCGTCGCCGACGCCGGCAGCTCCGGACCGGCGGTCGAGGCAGCGGGACGGATGCTACGTGTGACACCATGA